The genomic stretch ATGTATATTGTCTATCCCAAAGAAAACAATCTAAAGATGAAGAAAACACACATGAGTACATGTGACAGCCAGACAGGGTAGCTATATTGTGAGTAAAAAAGACAAAGTTGAAATTCACAAAAACAGACCTCAgattgaaaataatttgaagaTGACTCAGATCCACCACCCATTGCCCCATTTGCAAGAGCATTTTTTCTTGGCCTTGCATCAGCAATGTATAGTTTcctaggaagaagaagatttcaattaaacaaaaatatattgaaAAGTATAAAATCACAAAATGGCATTACTATTGGTCTGAAACTGTGTTAAAAGTtagaaaaagtaaatatttaagAAAGGAAAAGGTTGTTTCAATGCCTAAGGGAAGAGCTGATAAACACTTGGATTTGATGATGCAGAAATAACTCATCAAAGGAAATACTATGGTAAAAGGGCATCATAATGATTCAGTACAAGAAAGGATAAACAAATGATTACCTCCGCTGCCCTCCAGCAAATTGAGTGCAGAGCGCAGCAACTAGCTTCTCATCAGTGTTACTGCAGAAAATGAGTGCATTGATTGAATAGGTTTTTTGTCAAAAATGAGTATAAACTCTATATCTGGACAATGAAATCATACTGTACAGAGGCTTTGAGGATCCGGAATAAAGAGATaagtaacaacaacaataattagcataataatagtAAGTCACTGTTTGCAGCATGAACAGGGTTGCTTGGGTTACCTTCTGAGATTCATCATGAGGCCAACAAGTGGTTGAGATGAGCGTGCTAGAACAGCCCCAGTTCCTAACAATTAACCAATTATATGAAGATACAACCAACAGCCGAATGGGGTTGATGCAAACAACGTTATTAAGAGTAAACCTGAGATTAATGCTTACCTGGATGACACCATGTAATTGCTGGAAGCCTACAACGTGCACGAAATGTACAGGCCTGCTGAATCTCATCATCACTGAAATAAAAGNgttaaaaaaaaaaaaaaaaaactctactaTGCAACAATGAACTCCACTTAGAACAAAAAAGATTCATGCAGTCAGAGCAGAAATTTGCAGAAAGCATTTCAACAAGGTAAATACAACCAACACTCTTGAGGTAACTAAATCACTTTATCCTAGTATCATTGCCATTAATGATACAACAGATTTGAAAGAGATTCAACCTGCAATGAACAAGCACTGAAGCTGATTCCAGTGCAACGCGTGCAGCAATCCAAGCAGAACCAGCTAGGACACTTTGGACATGTATTAACCAACCAGTATCTCCAAGAGTTGAAACTGAAGCAGACATACTGCTGAGATTACCACCTCCCCATGTCCATCCACCATGCCTCTGACAAGATATGATGACGATGATAAAAAGAGAGCATTTTTAAGTCTAGAAAAAGTCTTCAAAAACTCTCAGCTCTCTATTgcaacattataaaaaaaagtggTCAAGTGCATCCAGCCATGCTCCTCATAGAATGCAGAATCTAACCCTCTAATCAGACGGGCCATAGAGAATATTATAAACTGCTAGGAACAGCTTCACTCACATGAATACTCACAATTTTTAGGGAAAATGCAAAGCTTGCTCAACTAATCTTGTGTACTAATAAACTAGAGTTTAGCTTAACATTAGGAGTACTTACgttaaaaatggaaaattttcaGAAGGAATTGATTGCATACCAAAAATGATGACATTCCATCTGATGAGGTGGTCCCATGAGTATCCAAGTAGTCTCTTAGCCGGGCTAGACTCTCTCTCATTGCATGTATATTGTCTATCCCAAAGAAAACAATCTAAAGATGAAGAAAACACACATGAGTACATGTGACAGCCAGACAGGGTAGCTATATTGTGAGTAAAAAAGACAAAGTTGAAATTCACAAAAACAGACCTCAgattgaaaataatttgaagaTGACTCAGATCCACCACCCATTGCCCCATTTGCAAGAGCATTTTTTCTTGGCCTTGCATCAGCAATGTATAGTTTcctaggaagaagaagatttcaattaaacaaaaatatattgaaAAGTATAAAATCACAAAATGGCATTACTATTGGTCTGAAACTGTGTTAAAAGTtagaaaaagtaaatatttaagAAAGGAAAAGGTTGTTTCAATGCCTAAGGGAAGAGCTGATAAACACTTGGATTTGATGATGCAGAAATAACTCATCAAAGGAAATACTATGGTAAAAGGGCATCATAATGATTCAGTACAAGAAAGGATAAACAAATGATTACCTCCGCTGCCCTCCAGCAAATTGAGTGCAGAGCGCAGCAACTAGCTTCTCATCAGTGTTACTGCAGAAAATGAGTGCATTGATTGAATAGGTTTTTTGTCAAAAATGAGTATAAACTCTATATCTGGACAATGAAATCATACTGTACAGAGGCTTTGAGGATCCGGAATAAAGAGATaagtaacaacaacaataattagcataataatagtAAGTCACTGTTTGCAGCATGAACAGGGTTGCTTGGGTTACCTTCTGAGATTCATCATGAGGCCAACAAGTGGTTGAGATGAGCGTGCTAGAACAGCCCCAGTTCCTAACAATTAACCAATTATATGAAGATACAACCAACAGCCGAATGGGGTTGATGCAAACAACGTTATTAAGAGTAAACCTGAGATTAATGCTTACCTGGATGACACCATGTAATTGCTGGAAGCCTACAACGTGCACGAAATGTACAGGCCTGCTGAATCTCATCATCACTGAAATAAAAGCACAGTGCATGGTAATAAGGATAACAATAGAATAATTAATTGCCCCAAGAAAAAGACCATTATAAGATCAATCATGTCACCTGATAGACTTTGGAATAAGCAAGGCAAATGGATAGGTCGAACACATTGAATAATTAAAGTTCACGCTGCTTATTCTCCACAACTCATTAGACAATGTGAAAGATACATCTTCAATGGTGCTCATCGAAGCATGATATGTTCCTAGTCCCAGGAGCCGGAAGTACTCATTCAATAATCGAACTTTTGGATCCATGTTACAGAACATTAAAGGGCCAGAAACAAAAGCAAAGAGATCCCAGAGTCTTGTTGGCCTTGTCCACTTCAATAATGCATTGTATACTGCACGTCTCTACAAATCACAATAGTGAAAACTCTATCATATAAAGTAGCCATGCAATATTATTGCAAAAGTTTGACTAAAGGTACTTCAGGTGTGAGTTTCCTTTTCATAAAGTTTGAGATTTCATTAGACATGACATTGCCTGATACCTTGTTCAAGAAGGTGAAAGGTCAGGTGGCTGGTGGTTTAAGGATCCTATATAAAATGCTTCTTTTTTGCCTCAAGTATTAACCAGGACACATTTTCTAACAATTTTGCTTGCCTCTTTTCTTAAAACATCTGCTTTACCTTGCATTCTGTCAATCACTTTTCTATCTATGTGTCAACAAAAAACTTTATCCAATTTCATACTTTCATCAATTTGCATAATTTCAATATATGCTGCTTTTTAAATATAGTATTCCATTATCCCCCAGcgcacacccaaaaaaaaataaaaaaaaaatagatctctttgtttaaagaaaattaagtgCAACACTATGTTACAAACTTTGAAACCAATACTCAACAAGCAGAAATTACCACTCTAAAAAATTGGATTGAAGCATAGCAACATTTACATAGTTTGAATACTCTCACAATGATGAACGATGTACATGAAcacctaaaaataaaaatctaaaccaCAAAGctagagaaacaagtttgaaaatgttaaatagttttatttcTTTGAAGACACCAATTGCTCCACAAGCAGGAATGTCAGGATTGTTCACTTCCTCACCACAAAAGATATTGCAGAATGTAATAACAAATTGCAGAGTACTAAAGTGCACAGACCTGCTTTGTTCGAGGCCTAAAACCAAATACAATTATTCTCATATCTTTGCCtgccaaaataaaaaattaaaagagagtAAAAATCAAAGTGAGCTGACCAATGTATACACTGTATAGTTTCATATGATAACACTCTCAAGTGATGTCAAGTTAAAAAGAAACTCCATGTAATGAAATACCTATGACCTGAAGCAGGCGCCGGGATGGATTCTTGTCTGAATGACGAGAAGCAGAGGGAAGCTTCATAACCTGGTCTCCAGTAGAAGAAACCAAATATAAACACTGTTAGAGATGTAAACTAACCAAGTTGACCAACTTTCAAATGTTTAGATGTGGCTTGACATACACAAACATTGTTATGCTTGGCTTGTGTAGTTTTCAAATCTAAAATGTTATAGCAACTGCACTATGAACGAAAGACGAAAGTACAGGATGACACAGTCATTTGCTGCACAGtaaaaagttcaatttcatTTAGTTTACTAAATAAGCTTTATGATGGAAAGCAGACAGGCCACAGGTAAGTTGACAAGGTGAAAAATGTGGCTGCACAAGACAAGGGAATTATGGAATTTCCCAACACAAAATGAGCTTCATCAATAGCAACCCTTTATTTTCTTGTCAAAAAGAAATTAAGATTTTCTATACAGTAAcataattgaaatttgaaaaaggaGGTGGGAGATAGAAAAACAAAAGGGCAGTAATTTTATTTAAGTAGAAATTCTAGAAAAATGGTATATTCATAACTCCTGAAATATTCAAACACAataaattgtgtgtgtgtgtgtgtgtgttccaTTTTGTGCATCTCTTTAGTAGCTTAATCTTACTAATATTTCTGTTTCATCATGCATGCCTATCTTCTCTTTAATGCACTGAATTTTTAAGCACTTCATTACAGATGCATACTGAAAACCTTTCTTTGTCAAGTTCAGAAGGTTGATGGTCTAATTCAAGGTTTAAAAAGGCTTTTTTGAGGCCCGCCTTGAGGCTCGCCTCAGAGTGAGGCTTAGCAGGTACGCACTGAGGCTTACGCCTCTTTGGCTGAATTAGAGGCTTACGCCTCAGCCGTATGAGGCGTACGCTTCATATACGCCTCAAGGCTTTTTGAGGCGTTTTCTTGAGGCGAGTCACACTTTGACTTGCGAAGTGGGATAAGACTCAACTCTTGCGACGGCGACCTAAAGCAGCTGCGACGTCAAGGCTACGGCGACCTCCAGCGCcctctgtgtgtgtatatatataaataatatgggTGTACTGCATATAGAGTGTGGGTGTGTGACACCTAGccttttctaaaaaaatgttttttaatgttatgcTGGTAGTGTGATTAGTGGCTTTCATTTGTAGGTTAATCAAGCTACTGACTATAACCATTCTcctattatacatatatatatatatatatttgaggcTTACGCCTCAATACGCCTCGCCTCAAAATACAAAACGCCTCAAGGCATGCCTTAGCCTTTTAAAACATTGGTCTAATTGGAAAGGTCTTAAAATATAAAGAACCCCTTTAGCTGCATTTCTCAATCCAAAGCAAAAACATAAAGAATGAGAAAATGTACTTACCATTTTGTTAAACTTCTCAATAGTTGTCAGTGATATAGTGCCCAGTGCAATGATGTCCCTTGATCCTTCACTCTAGGCAGTAGAAAAATGCAAAATGTGAAACCAAATAGACTGCCATAAGCGACAAAAGAATCACATCCAAAGTGCTAAAATAAACAAGCAAATCATAAATTTGACTAGCAATCAACCATGCCTACAAAGcctataaaatataattacataagacTTGAATGGAACCTTAACAATTCACTGTCTTAACTCTTAATTAAGTTTTCTAATGCAACATGGGAGGCCTAGAAAAATAACATGCACCAAAACAAGTGAAGAATATGGCATGCTGGCATTTATTTTAAGGTGGGAAAGATAGAAAGATAGTAAAAGGTGGGTGAAGTACTTACCAAAAAAAGAAGTCGAAAATTTGTAACAAATAAGGTTCCAGCTTCATCGGTGTTAACAAGAACAATGCCATTTCCCTGGAAGCAAGtacttaaaattttcataagcCCTGACATCACAAACTACTATTGCGCAATTAATgaggaagaaaaataattacTCCTACTGTCCCTAAAAATAATTTGCCACTTCACTACATTTGGCCAATTTGATCaatcaaattttgaattaagtttcaacaattatatatgttagtaatatgaAGTGGTTTTAGGGTCTTAGGGATGTGAAAGGGTGTTTGGGCATACAAAGTGATTAGTCCAATAGTCCTActtgtataaatacccatgTCTCTCCCGAAGTGAAAAGGAATGAAATAAGCTCTCTTCTTCCTATCTCTCTAATTCTTCATTGGGCctatttcctttcttttcacAACATGTCTACATATATttgcaaaaaattaattaaatttaatctttaatGCAAAAGTAACATAGTATATGTGAAGGGTCAGGTAAAATAATGGTGGTAACAGTTTAGTGATTAGGATAGGTAGGTGGCGAAAGTGCCATGAGTCGGTCATGTATATTTTTTCATAGCGAAAATTGATGGACAGTGATTTTCATTTactaatggaaaaaaaaaaataggagaaTAGTCACTCTTCCCAGCAAAAACTATCATCCTTTTCTATTGCAGTATGTCCAACAAAAGCTGTcatttacaataaataaattcaataataCATACAGTTTTATCACCTAAATGCCCTTTTTAAAttggatgaagaaaaaaaaaaaggttgcacttatacatttaatatatagaCAAACTTGGAATTAtacacaattaaatttttttttttaagaatgtGTTAAATACATTATCCTAAATCCACGAGTTTTTTTTCCCTACCAGACAATATTTTTAGACGAAGGGAGTATCTTTTTAGTATTTTCCAAACACTTTCGTTATATTGGAAAtagtattttccattttctactttataatttagaaaatagttcattttgaatttttgggaaaaaataaaataaaaagaagcatAGTTTTCCCTTTATTGACCAGGCCCCAAGTATTTTGTTCACAAAGTATTCTAttgaaaataaactttaaaaaaattggaaaatggGTTTTCTAACCTAATAgagaagtttgaaaaaaaaatggccAAATAAGCCCTCGAACTATTTGGGAAAGTTCATTTGCACTCCCTAAAAAATATGTCATCCTAATTTTCTTTGGTAAATGGAAAAACATTTTTCCATCTGTTCTTCAAATGCAAAAGCACACACATTCTTACTTTCACTCATGGCTACCACCACTGTCTACTTCTACCCTGTAATGTCATCCATATTATTCCACTGCAACTGACACACTTTCTCTTACTACCATCATCATTACTGATTACTGTGCACCATTAAACATCTTCATCCACCAAAAATTGCTCATATTCAGCCTATGGTAAGTTTTGACTATCTATCACTGTGACCAATCACAGTAGGAACCAAGCAGTGCATTgttctcaaaattcaaaaacatcAAATTTGAAACCCAACCAAAAATGAATATAACCTAGAATGCAACTTTTATGTTTTAATCAATTTTCATAGCAATTTAGTTCACCCAAAATTTCCTATACTTGAGATAATTTACTATTGCCATATCTTCAGTCAAGCTATTTATCTAAGCAGAATAATGGAACACCAGACCATATTTATCCCATTTTCCAGACTAAGTtccatttgaaaaaaaataaaaaatgatacgAACAAACCTCTACGATGACCTGCTCAGCTGGAAGCAAGAACTTCTTAATTCCCTGAGACACCGACCTCGAAATTGGCTGCCAATCAcaagcgaaaaaaaaaaatgtcactccGCGCATCCATGAGACAAATACAATTGAAGAGAAGTGTAGACTGGAAACCCTACGAAACGGAAAAGAAAAACGAAAATGAATTACTTCAATTTTGGTCCATTCAAGGGCGTCCCAGCTTCCGGCGCCCTCAATCCTCTCGGACTCGGCGAATCGAGTCCCAGGGTCATGGAACGAGGCGGATCGCGCCGACCGACTCCTGTACATGGTCCGGCGGCGACACGGCGGCGTTAGGTTGCGTagcttcttcttgttctttactttctcGAATATCTTTCCTCGATTTCACGGAAATTGAAGAAGTACGGCTCGAAATGAGTTCCACCGTACCCTGTTGTTCCCTCTTCTTTCCGGAAGAGAGAGgtgtggaggagagagaaacTAATTTGTTCGTTTAATACTCAgtaatagttaaaatttgacgCGTGTCTAGCGTGGGTTCCATCTTGCGGGGCGGTTAAGCGCAAATTACCGTCAGACTTCACGGTAGCGTTACCGTCAGGTAAAAAACATTACATCTGACACAACGCACAatttaaaagaatatatttaatacatttattatgttttcctgtttatattagattataatAAATGCATTTTTTAGGGGTAAAGAGTAAGCATGCTTCTAATACTTTTTCACTTTGGTGACAAAAGGTAAAAGCATCCTCTTAGAGCATCATCATCAATGCATAATAGGGAGATATTGGAACAGTAGTGGGTAGTGGGTGATTTGAAGGAGTGagaaataagagagagaagaaaataaatgcTCCTGAAAAAAAGGGGAGCTTGGACAGTAATTTGCACAGCAGTCTTTGTTCCCGCGTGCGTGGGAGGCACTTCttgcgcccagcgggcgcgcGCACTGCATGCGCCAGTGGGACGCGTCAGGCGGGCCTGacagtaactttttttttaattatatttgtttattttccccCCTACaatcccattttctctttcctaatcacacttagaGCATCTTTATCAATGGAGATATTTCACGGTTCTTGAggggtttttgtaagtgtgattaggaaagagaaaatgggaggaagaaaaaaaaacaaacaaatatgattttaggaaataaaaaataataataataaaggctgtcaggcgcgcctgcgcgtgcagtgcacgcgcccgcATGGGCGCTGCTGTGCGCCAAACGCGCACAGCAAGCCACAAGcattaaatgtttttattttcttggaaTCTGAAATATCTCAAAGCTTGCAGGAGCAACtaattctttctctctcttatttctCTCCCTTCCAAATCATCTTCTACTATACCAAGAACCAAGCAATCTGCATTGATGTAGATGcccttacaaaaactcctcaataaccgcAAAATATccccactgataaggatgctcttagatGCCTCCACATCCTTATTTGATAAGAGATTGTGAATAGGCAAATTATAATAACTCATCTGATCAATAAATGTTAGATGTTTGTTCACTATGCATAAGAAGCTTCTTCGTTTTGAAATATTGCTCACACATTGCTGCTCGCGAAACCCGAACATTGGTCTCTTGTGACATATATTTACTTGTTAAAAGTGAgtcatattattaaatttataattttttttttacattccTACAATTTCAAATTACTCTAAAAAGTTGTACCATTTTCAGTATTTCccatcacattaaaaaaaaaaaaaactatgcaCTATgtttcattttatctgtctatttactatttattggtcaaaccaataTTATATCCTTGATGGGAATATGGGCCCTATTTTATTGGGAAAATCAATGATGAAGTCTTAACCCAATAAGAGTAAAGGAAGCATTGGGGTTGAAAGGTGAGGGAGCAAAAAGAACTAAAGAGGTATAACCAATTAGGCAACAGGCTTCAAACCCACAACATTACGCACAACATCATCCCCCCTCCCACCAACCAACCAAGTTACTGCACAATAGGCTATGCATATTCGGGTGAAAGGCGATAACAACGATGTGGCAAGTAAGCAAGAGAAATTTCACTTTGAGCATTTCACTTACTGGCCACGGTGAAACAAAAGGGAGGTGAAGCTCTAATCAATTTTCTTGTCCGTTCGTGTACCGAAGAGGTAGAGGTAGATGAGATGGACGACAAGTCCGTAATCACCATGTTCATAGAAGCATTAAGGGTCGGGGATTTATACTAAAATCTTAAGCTTAAACCCCTGAGCACCTACGTTGCCTTAATGGCAAAGGCCAACCAGAACGCCGAGGCCAAGGAAGCGAATTGGGCCAAAAGAAAGGAAGAGGATAGGTCTTCCAAGAGATCCCTAACATAAGAAGTTTTTGAACCAAATAAGAACGTGTCGGAATGACCTACATAATGACACTCTGAGCAGAGTGGAGGGCTACCCGAGAGCTAGACCCCTCATCCCAAGCAGGCCTCCAAGATTACACTTATGCCTTTGACACCATTAACCATAAAGCCAAGCGAGGCCTACGTCAaggaggtaaaaaaaaaaacatttcttaATTTCTTGTTAGGCTAGCGAGTTGGGTAGGTAGCCAAAAAAGAAAGGATGCATGGACTCACAAGCAAGGGGCTCTCAAGATATATAAGCACCCCGAGGAGGTAACATAAGcatttttagtttcattttgacAATGGGCTTGCTAAGTAGGTGATCTAGAAAAATTTTGTGATTAGGCTTACAAGCAGTCGATAaggtaataaaattttttttattatctttctTTACTACTCTTCAcccatttcatttttagtgGTGGGCCCACAACACATGGTAGCGGCCCAAGAGGGaaaaatgtttatagttgacCTTGCAGGCTGGGTAGgcaactcaaaaaataaaataacaaaaaaacgAACAATATCAATTCCAGTGTTAGGCCCACAAAACATGGTAGGTAGCCCCTACACATCATCATATGGACCAACAGAGCAAGGTAGTTGCCTCGTACACATCATCATACTAGGTCTGCATGCAACGAAGGCAACCCAAGGAACCTTCAAGTAGGGAAAACGGCTCATAAGCCCACATGCAGGGGAGGTGGTAAAAAATCCTAGTTGGGCCCACAAAGAGGGAAGGTGTCCCAATGAGTTTTCATGTGGGGAAGGTAGTGAAAAATCCTACTTGATTCACATGAATGGAAGGCGGCAAAaatctatttctttttcttgcagGGAACATGTGAGGGCTTAGTTATTCTGACGAATCGCATGGAAAGCCGCATGGACCAAGCTATCCAAAAGAGGTGAGAACCTTTCGACCTATGGGTCTAGGGGTCAAGGTGTGTTTCTCGTAAATCTTCCGAAAAGTTAAGTTGGGAGATTCTTCTTTTTTCTCAAGATTTTTCATAAAGTTAATTCAAGAGATTTTATCTCCTAATTTCCCAAATATTAAATAGTATTTTAAACAAATTCTCTAAACTTGAAATAATATTTCAACTTCACAACTCCCTAATATTATTTAAGTTCAGAAACATGTTTGTAATTCTCAAACATACATTTATTGCATAAAAATccaacattatttatatttatcgtGATGGAAATGTTGTTGCAAACTAAATGACAACGGGCACGTGACTATGGGCAAGTTGAGTTACAAGTTGTATGTAGAAGTTCGATTAGATGGgattatacataataaatagAAAGCTCTTACCTTGTTTATAAGAAACAATTTTGGGAAAAATATGATTTATCTTCTCGTTAGTTTTCAAGTAcactttttgttgttgttgccagcaaatatgtaatttttaaaggTTTGTCTCATATGATACTATTTTACAGATCTTTTATGTAATGTGGATTGTTTTTAGATAGAGATGCAGTACTTATGTAGTAAACTATCATGTAGGGATTGAAGaattacttattagagaaactATATTGTACATTAGTACTAATGAGAGAGTGTAATACTTATTACAAATCTGTCATGTTTCATAGATAATGATCTATGAAAAGGTTTCATAGGAGATTTTGCCAATTTTCAACTATTctcatttttaaagttttcatcTCATAAAAGTTTGTGTTGattaaaattagataattgaatattttaaggtgggatatttaaaaattaatcacTTTAAAATTGAACCATTAAAGTCAACCTCATTAAAAATAGAGCTAAGAGTGTAGGCCGGCTTATTACTAGCCTTAGAGCAActgcatttaatttgttagatCTTAGTGATGACTATAAGTTAAGTACGCTTAACTACAGAGTTCTTTGACTATCTAGTTGcaatatcctacttaaaatcaattgatgATAAGTAGGTAAACACTAATTATATAACAATATTCCTTCATAATTAGCCacaacgccacgtctcgaatcaaccaggggctgaactcggccaacgcCCAACAACATTTGTAGTTTTTGGGTGGTTTTTTTTTCCGGAAGAAAAAATTTATGATTGGTTTTTATCTAATGGGAAATGGGGGGTTTTAAGCTAGTTTTTTctcctacaattttttttgggtggggtCCATTTGGGGGGAAGGGGGAAAGTTGTGCAGGAGTCTGCGTGTGTGCAACAATGTTCGCGCCCAGCAGGCGTTTGCACTAATGGGCGCGTAAATAACCTTAGTTTTATTCTTTTgctatcataattttttttgtctttttattttcttttttcctcttCTCACTTTCTTCTCTCTCCTACATAGTCGGCACAAAcccacaaaaaaattataacaaatgagATTGCTCTTAGAGACATGAGACTACTACTCAAGTTATTTGGCTTGTTACTTTATAGCTCCATTGAGTTATTAATTTTGGAACAATTAGATGAGtatatttgaaacatttttatataaatacatgAGTATAGTATGCTTTAAATAATACAATGTAATAATTAACTACTTAGTAAAACTcgaattttcaaattttggaaCTAGCTGGTAAACTAGTTTCAAATATAAGGATTGTACAGTAGGACTATATTAGAGCTATGAAGACAAAGTATTATTGATTGGTTATGTGTTACAAAGCTATTAGGCAATGTCCCTATTTATACGAATAGATTCATGCTACCCTACCCCTAGTTACATTCGGACAAGGCAAGGGTATACAAGGTTTCTTAGGA from Ipomoea triloba cultivar NCNSP0323 chromosome 12, ASM357664v1 encodes the following:
- the LOC116000321 gene encoding phosphatidylinositol-3-phosphatase myotubularin-1-like isoform X2; this translates as MYRSRSARSASFHDPGTRFAESERIEGAGSWDALEWTKIEPISRSVSQGIKKFLLPAEQVIVEGNGIVLVNTDEAGTLFVTNFRLLFLSEGSRDIIALGTISLTTIEKFNKMVMKLPSASRHSDKNPSRRLLQVIGKDMRIIVFGFRPRTKQRRAVYNALLKWTRPTRLWDLFAFVSGPLMFCNMDPKVRLLNEYFRLLGLGTYHASMSTIEDVSFTLSNELWRISSVNFNYSMCSTYPFALLIPKSISDDEIQQACTFRARCRLPAITWCHPGTGAVLARSSQPLVGLMMNLRSNTDEKLVAALCTQFAGGQRRKLYIADARPRKNALANGAMGGGSESSSNYFQSEIVFFGIDNIHAMRESLARLRDYLDTHGTTSSDGMSSFLRHGGWTWGGGNLSSMSASVSTLGDTGWLIHVQSVLAGSAWIAARVALESASVLVHCSDGWDRTTQLVSLASLLLDPYYRTIKGFQALVEKDWLAFGHPFSDRAGLPTLSGSGNMPSELTRQVSVGSISPLRQMSGSSASQTQNSSHGQNNCSPIFLQWVDCVSQLLRMYPCAFEFSSAFLVEVLDCMLSCRFGNFLCNSEKERQQASISDACGCLWMYLADLRASEGSLHVHYNIFYDPLKHGGALLPPAAALAPTLWPQFHLRWACPSEAQVGEVEAQCRSLTKRFSDMQQAKETAEARMKEMSAEMKSLSVDLQNEKLVSSSARDSAKRANRECVAIKRAVQSLGCKVYISTDGDCSVGIESNATEIPQNSLYTPSRHEKEGSFQLDDNSDHSRMRF
- the LOC116000321 gene encoding phosphatidylinositol-3-phosphatase myotubularin-1-like isoform X1; protein product: MYRSRSARSASFHDPGTRFAESERIEGAGSWDALEWTKIEPISRSVSQGIKKFLLPAEQVIVEGNGIVLVNTDEAGTLFVTNFRLLFLSEGSRDIIALGTISLTTIEKFNKMVMKLPSASRHSDKNPSRRLLQVIGKDMRIIVFGFRPRTKQRRAVYNALLKWTRPTRLWDLFAFVSGPLMFCNMDPKVRLLNEYFRLLGLGTYHASMSTIEDVSFTLSNELWRISSVNFNYSMCSTYPFALLIPKSISDDEIQQACTFRARCRLPAITWCHPGTGAVLARSSQPLVGLMMNLRSNTDEKLVAALCTQFAGGQRRKLYIADARPRKNALANGAMGGGSESSSNYFQSEIVFFGIDNIHAMRESLARLRDYLDTHGTTSSDGMSSFLRHGGWTWGGGNLSSMSASVSTLGDTGWLIHVQSVLAGSAWIAARVALESASVLVHCSDGWDRTTQLVSLASLLLDPYYRTIKGFQALVEKDWLAFGHPFSDRAGLPTLSGSGNMPSELTRQVSVGSISPLRQMSGSSASQTQNSSHGQNNCSPIFLQWVDCVSQLLRMYPCAFEFSSAFLVEVLDCMLSCRFGNFLCNSEKERQQASISDACGCLWMYLADLRASEGSLHVHYNIFYDPLKHGGALLPPAAALAPTLWPQFHLRWACPSEAQVGEVEAQCRSLTKRFSDMQQAKETAEARMKEMSAEMKSLSVDLQNEKLVSSSARDSAKRANRECVAIKRAVQSLGCKVYISTDGDCSVGIESNATEIPQNSLYTPSRHEKEGSFQLDDNSDHSRSVSIMPDDPPESPFTQVCESLCPMRTREGGCRWPNAGCTRLGSQFVGLKANFEAFDRLSIFDSYFESQ